A genomic stretch from Edaphobacter aggregans includes:
- a CDS encoding C1 family peptidase: MAKSKKASKKHTVTSPALSTRKVERFGWVPDLPDQRDFLYAAPAPYQANTPKSVDLRKQCPPVYDQGQLGSCTANAIAAAIEFDQIKASLTEFTPSRLFIYYNERSMEGTINSDAGAQIRDGIKSVATLGAPPESDWPYNIAKFTQKPPNAAYTDAKQHLVVLYQRLIQELNTLKGCLASGFPFVFGFTCYESFESKAVAKSGILPMPGSGEKVVGGHAVVCVGYDDASRMFWVRNSWGKSWGVKGYFKMPYSYLTNPRLASDLWTIRSVQ; this comes from the coding sequence ATGGCCAAATCGAAAAAGGCCTCAAAGAAACATACTGTCACATCCCCGGCGCTCTCAACCCGCAAGGTCGAGAGATTCGGCTGGGTTCCTGACCTTCCCGATCAACGCGACTTCCTCTACGCCGCACCCGCGCCGTATCAGGCCAATACCCCAAAGAGCGTCGATCTCCGCAAACAATGCCCCCCTGTTTACGATCAGGGCCAACTCGGTAGTTGCACCGCCAACGCCATCGCCGCAGCCATTGAGTTCGATCAGATAAAAGCCAGCCTGACCGAATTCACGCCATCGCGCCTCTTCATCTACTACAACGAGCGCTCCATGGAAGGCACCATCAACTCCGACGCAGGCGCACAGATCCGCGACGGCATCAAGAGCGTCGCGACCTTGGGTGCTCCCCCCGAATCCGACTGGCCGTACAACATCGCAAAGTTCACCCAGAAGCCGCCGAACGCCGCCTACACCGATGCCAAACAGCATCTCGTCGTCCTCTATCAGCGACTCATTCAGGAACTCAACACACTCAAAGGCTGCCTTGCCTCTGGTTTCCCCTTTGTGTTCGGCTTCACCTGCTACGAATCCTTCGAGAGTAAGGCTGTAGCCAAATCCGGTATTCTCCCCATGCCCGGATCCGGCGAAAAAGTCGTAGGTGGTCACGCAGTCGTCTGCGTCGGTTACGACGATGCCTCCCGCATGTTCTGGGTCCGCAACTCCTGGGGCAAGAGCTGGGGTGTCAAAGGCTACTTCAAGATGCCCTACTCCTACCTCACCAACCCGCGCCTGGCCTCGGACCTCTGGACCATCCGCAGCGTGCAGTAG
- a CDS encoding protease inhibitor I42 family protein, translated as MDYHSGATGWWSGFAGATFLGVLALGAVQGCTRGAAMIELDEAAAGRPVTMQVGERVRITLPENRTTGYRWQVGGDCAGILAVEDDEAKPGSGVPGAGGERVWVFAAKAEGRCELRFESVRAWEKSSTGKTASFPVAVMKG; from the coding sequence GTGGACTATCATTCTGGTGCGACCGGATGGTGGAGCGGGTTTGCGGGAGCGACCTTCTTAGGCGTGCTTGCGTTGGGCGCGGTGCAGGGATGCACGCGAGGTGCGGCGATGATTGAGCTGGATGAAGCGGCGGCGGGTCGGCCTGTCACGATGCAGGTTGGGGAGCGGGTTCGGATTACTTTGCCGGAAAACAGGACTACGGGGTATCGATGGCAGGTGGGTGGGGATTGTGCGGGGATTCTTGCTGTCGAGGACGATGAGGCGAAGCCGGGTTCGGGCGTGCCGGGTGCTGGTGGAGAGAGGGTGTGGGTGTTTGCAGCGAAGGCTGAGGGACGGTGCGAGCTGCGGTTTGAGTCGGTGCGTGCGTGGGAGAAAAGCTCGACCGGGAAGACAGCGTCGTTCCCGGTCGCTGTGATGAAGGGGTGA
- a CDS encoding VWA domain-containing protein: MSLSNLRPFLSLLLAATALAQSPQDNQPYTLKTQSNVVLVPTTVETKHGDILYTLKPEQFVVEDNGVPQTIHLDQDTDALGLSLVVVIQCSRSAIMEFAKFRGLLTMIDAVAGDAPREVAVVTYGSTPELLGDFSADPAAAAHALSQLEPCDDDPNAATLDAVAYATGLLEARQNHYRHAILLISETRDHGSEIKPAKVIAALGRTNTVVDSVAFGPGKTEILNDLHYGGGSGPFGLLIMAVNAIKKNAAHELASLSGGEYINFSTQKGFDNGLHQLSNHIHNYYLISFQPHAEANGAPAPGMHSIRVKIPDYPDAKIRSRESYFSGTLDTIPPEAQ; the protein is encoded by the coding sequence ATGTCTCTATCAAACCTCCGACCCTTTCTTTCTCTTCTCCTGGCCGCCACCGCCCTTGCCCAATCCCCCCAGGACAACCAGCCCTACACCCTCAAGACCCAATCCAACGTCGTCCTCGTCCCCACCACCGTCGAGACCAAGCACGGCGACATCCTCTACACCCTCAAGCCCGAGCAGTTCGTCGTCGAAGACAACGGCGTCCCCCAAACCATCCACCTCGACCAGGACACCGATGCCCTCGGCCTCTCCCTCGTCGTCGTCATCCAATGCAGTCGCTCCGCCATCATGGAGTTCGCCAAATTCCGCGGCCTCCTCACCATGATCGACGCCGTAGCCGGTGACGCCCCACGCGAAGTAGCCGTCGTCACCTACGGCTCCACCCCCGAGCTCCTCGGCGACTTCTCCGCCGACCCTGCCGCCGCGGCCCACGCCCTCTCCCAGCTCGAGCCCTGCGACGACGACCCCAACGCCGCCACCCTCGATGCCGTAGCCTACGCCACCGGCCTCCTCGAAGCCCGTCAGAACCACTACCGCCACGCCATTCTCCTCATCAGCGAGACCCGTGACCACGGCAGCGAGATCAAGCCCGCCAAAGTCATCGCTGCCCTCGGCCGCACCAACACCGTCGTCGACTCCGTAGCCTTCGGCCCCGGCAAAACCGAGATCCTCAACGACCTCCACTACGGTGGAGGAAGCGGCCCCTTCGGCCTCCTCATCATGGCCGTCAACGCCATCAAGAAAAACGCAGCCCACGAGCTGGCCTCCCTCTCCGGCGGCGAATACATCAACTTCAGCACCCAAAAGGGCTTCGACAACGGCCTCCACCAGCTCTCCAACCACATCCACAACTACTACCTCATCAGCTTCCAACCCCACGCCGAAGCGAACGGCGCTCCAGCTCCCGGCATGCACTCCATCCGAGTAAAAATCCCCGACTACCCCGACGCCAAAATCCGCTCCCGCGAAAGCTACTTCAGCGGTACTCTCGACACCATCCCACCCGAGGCCCAGTAG